One region of Streptomyces rishiriensis genomic DNA includes:
- a CDS encoding SPW_0924 family protein, producing MRALIAAATGLAVALALVLTLTAIGSPAGKTSPKPLLTTVPAHP from the coding sequence ATGCGTGCCCTGATCGCCGCCGCGACCGGACTCGCCGTCGCGCTCGCCCTGGTCCTCACGCTGACCGCGATCGGCTCACCGGCCGGCAAGACCTCCCCGAAGCCCCTGCTGACGACGGTGCCCGCACACCCGTAA
- a CDS encoding DUF3068 domain-containing protein: MRRKASLILLALAVFCAALSPLLRWYAFPRLAKIPADEYQTMVLEAKNATLLDYGTMTARTVPEITIVQTLKGDVEASEKIEKTAGRDVVVWDGLSYVQGPDGKMVSKVPERYIFDAHTQEPVHATGEAVDGDPVRREGIEFKWPFLTEKRDYEYFDAQTRTTAPIHYKGTQTFRGLEVYYFEQTVPWTKVAMPRTMPVEGITPETVAATGTTRWYTTVRKFWVEPVTGAPVYGEEIHQEELRGGTLLGGRAKVTAFAGHVKMREDYIEHTVSVIKSNRTLVLLLTAYLPWGLLLLGALLMGLSLYLEARTRRPDGPAADPAAAQPVTA; this comes from the coding sequence ATGCGCCGCAAGGCAAGCCTGATCCTGCTCGCCCTCGCCGTGTTCTGCGCGGCACTGTCCCCGCTGCTGCGCTGGTACGCCTTCCCGCGGCTGGCCAAGATCCCGGCCGACGAGTACCAGACCATGGTCCTGGAGGCGAAGAACGCCACCCTCCTCGACTACGGCACCATGACCGCCCGCACGGTCCCCGAGATCACCATCGTGCAGACCCTCAAGGGCGACGTGGAGGCCTCCGAGAAGATCGAGAAGACCGCCGGCCGGGACGTCGTCGTCTGGGACGGCCTGTCGTACGTGCAGGGGCCCGACGGCAAGATGGTCTCCAAGGTCCCCGAGCGGTACATCTTCGACGCCCACACCCAGGAACCCGTCCACGCCACCGGCGAAGCGGTCGACGGTGACCCGGTGCGCCGGGAGGGCATCGAGTTCAAGTGGCCCTTCCTGACGGAGAAGCGGGACTACGAGTACTTCGACGCGCAGACCCGCACCACGGCCCCCATCCACTACAAGGGCACCCAGACCTTCCGCGGCCTCGAGGTCTACTACTTCGAGCAGACCGTCCCCTGGACCAAGGTCGCCATGCCCAGGACGATGCCGGTCGAGGGCATCACCCCGGAGACCGTCGCCGCGACCGGCACCACCCGCTGGTACACCACGGTCCGCAAGTTCTGGGTCGAACCCGTCACCGGCGCGCCCGTCTACGGCGAGGAGATCCACCAGGAGGAACTCCGCGGCGGAACCCTGCTCGGCGGCCGAGCGAAGGTCACCGCCTTCGCCGGGCACGTGAAGATGCGCGAGGACTACATCGAGCACACGGTGTCCGTGATCAAGTCCAACCGCACCCTGGTCCTGCTGCTGACCGCCTACCTACCCTGGGGTCTCCTCCTGCTCGGCGCCCTCCTGATGGGCCTCTCCCTCTACCTGGAGGCCCGCACCCGCCGCCCGGACGGACCCGCCGCCGACCCCGCCGCTGCGCAGCCGGTCACCGCCTGA
- a CDS encoding lytic transglycosylase domain-containing protein yields MSAHFGTRLRKGAVNTTVAALAVAALAASQAPDVTADGHGRQTAADTPSSAETGSGIGDSATGNSPYYTDLPPLKSPNPAPSESSSTTPAATGTAEAGIPATVLDAYKKAEAELAQSKPGCNLPWQLLAAIGKVESGQARGGNVSADGTTISPILGPVLNGVGFANISDTDNGAYDGDSTYDRAVGPMQFIPSTWAWAGRDGNADGKKDPNNIYDAALAAGHYLCRYDWDMSATSGMRSAILSYNNSTDYLNTVLSWLEYYRKGTHEIPNGTGTVPDNRSDDGTGSTPTWPSTPSTPTPTTPSTPSKPSTPSTPGTPSTPSTPSTPTPTPTPTETVGRLEDAGTATLTAMAGDAFTERIGTRAETAAGKAVAGVRIRFTIVGDTDATFRGGESVATISTDAKGVALAPALVAGEKTGGFTVRATILGRTLSALDYRATVTARAADTLARTGGTALTCTAGGEFADRVEVKATYKGAVADKVAATATLIKSADDPTANDKGPYFKDAAGNPVRTLDLQTDANGLLALPTLYADDTAGAYLLRITTTGGATLTVELTVTAAATSTPSPTPGASEPTPSESASTTTGS; encoded by the coding sequence ATGTCGGCGCATTTCGGCACGAGGCTGCGCAAGGGAGCGGTCAACACGACCGTGGCCGCACTGGCGGTAGCGGCTCTGGCCGCGTCCCAGGCACCGGACGTCACGGCCGACGGCCACGGCAGACAGACCGCCGCCGACACCCCGTCGTCCGCCGAGACCGGCAGCGGCATCGGTGACAGCGCCACCGGCAACTCGCCGTACTACACGGACCTGCCGCCGCTGAAAAGCCCGAACCCCGCGCCGAGCGAGAGCTCCTCCACCACCCCGGCCGCCACCGGCACAGCGGAGGCGGGCATCCCGGCGACGGTCCTGGACGCCTACAAGAAGGCCGAGGCGGAGCTGGCGCAGTCCAAGCCCGGCTGCAACCTGCCCTGGCAACTCCTCGCGGCCATCGGCAAGGTCGAGTCGGGTCAGGCCCGCGGCGGCAACGTGAGCGCCGACGGCACCACCATCTCGCCGATCCTCGGCCCGGTCCTCAACGGCGTCGGCTTCGCGAACATCAGCGACACCGACAACGGCGCGTACGACGGCGACAGCACCTACGACCGCGCCGTGGGCCCCATGCAGTTCATCCCGTCCACCTGGGCGTGGGCGGGCCGCGACGGCAACGCCGACGGCAAGAAGGACCCCAACAACATCTACGACGCCGCGCTCGCCGCCGGCCACTACCTGTGCCGTTACGACTGGGACATGTCGGCCACGTCCGGAATGCGCAGCGCGATCCTCAGCTACAACAACTCGACGGACTACCTGAACACCGTCCTGTCGTGGCTCGAGTACTACCGCAAGGGCACGCACGAGATCCCCAACGGCACCGGCACCGTGCCGGACAACCGCAGCGACGACGGCACCGGCTCCACGCCCACCTGGCCCTCGACCCCGTCGACTCCGACTCCGACGACCCCGTCGACGCCCAGCAAGCCCAGCACGCCGTCGACACCCGGCACGCCCAGCACCCCGTCGACGCCCAGCACCCCCACCCCGACGCCGACGCCCACCGAGACGGTCGGCCGTCTCGAGGACGCGGGCACGGCGACCCTCACCGCCATGGCGGGCGACGCGTTCACCGAACGCATCGGCACCCGCGCCGAGACGGCGGCCGGCAAGGCCGTCGCCGGGGTCCGGATCCGCTTCACCATCGTCGGCGACACCGACGCCACCTTCAGGGGCGGCGAGAGCGTCGCCACGATCTCCACCGACGCCAAGGGCGTCGCCCTCGCACCCGCCCTCGTAGCGGGCGAGAAGACCGGCGGCTTCACCGTCCGCGCCACGATCCTCGGCCGCACACTCTCCGCCCTCGACTACAGGGCCACCGTCACCGCCCGCGCCGCCGACACCCTCGCCCGCACCGGCGGCACCGCGCTGACCTGCACCGCCGGCGGCGAGTTCGCCGACCGGGTCGAAGTGAAGGCGACCTACAAGGGCGCCGTCGCGGACAAGGTCGCGGCCACCGCCACCCTGATCAAGTCGGCGGACGACCCCACCGCGAACGACAAGGGCCCCTACTTCAAGGACGCCGCCGGCAACCCCGTCCGCACGCTGGACCTCCAGACCGACGCGAACGGCCTCCTGGCCCTGCCCACGCTGTACGCCGACGACACCGCCGGCGCCTATCTGCTCCGCATCACGACCACGGGCGGAGCGACCCTGACGGTCGAGCTCACCGTCACGGCCGCCGCGACCTCGACGCCGAGCCCGACGCCCGGCGCGTCGGAGCCGACGCCCAGCGAGTCGGCGTCGACGACCACCGGCTCGTAA
- a CDS encoding DUF4184 family protein, giving the protein MPFTLSHAAAVLPAVRADGTCRGSLVPGALVAGSFAPDMTYYAASVLSGAMEFGHVTHSLPGVFTVDVLVAWALVGLWLLVREPLVALLPRSRQGRTATLTRCGAPRARVRPSTALWWYVSAAFGALTHVVWDAFTHLDRWGMRLFPVLGEDLAGSPLYWYLQYGGSALSAVAIAAFVTYALRRAPETEPVGVAVLSARDRWWAAALIGGCALVAAVRRATRWWEYWGAREAKPWELIPTLCFGAGAGLALGVLLYAVGVRLWRPVRPVRPADPAVRDACAGRPEPGGDSDADADRHADGDAAGVSERRSRPGVR; this is encoded by the coding sequence TTGCCGTTCACGCTGAGTCACGCGGCGGCCGTGCTGCCCGCCGTACGCGCCGACGGCACCTGCCGCGGGTCCCTCGTCCCGGGTGCACTCGTGGCGGGCTCGTTCGCTCCCGACATGACCTACTACGCGGCGAGTGTCCTGTCCGGGGCCATGGAGTTCGGCCATGTCACCCATTCCCTCCCCGGTGTGTTCACGGTGGACGTGCTCGTCGCCTGGGCGCTGGTGGGGCTCTGGCTGCTGGTGCGCGAGCCGCTGGTGGCGCTGCTGCCGCGGTCCCGGCAGGGCCGGACGGCCACGCTGACCCGCTGCGGGGCGCCACGCGCGCGTGTGCGGCCTTCCACCGCCCTGTGGTGGTACGTCTCCGCGGCGTTCGGTGCGCTGACCCATGTGGTGTGGGACGCGTTCACGCACCTCGACCGCTGGGGCATGCGGCTGTTCCCCGTCCTCGGCGAGGACCTCGCCGGCTCACCTCTGTACTGGTACCTCCAGTACGGGGGTTCGGCCCTGTCCGCGGTCGCGATCGCCGCGTTCGTGACGTACGCGCTGCGCCGGGCGCCGGAAACCGAGCCGGTGGGGGTCGCGGTGCTGTCGGCGCGGGACCGGTGGTGGGCGGCCGCCCTGATCGGCGGGTGCGCGCTGGTCGCGGCGGTACGGCGGGCGACACGGTGGTGGGAGTACTGGGGGGCGCGCGAGGCGAAGCCCTGGGAGCTCATTCCGACGCTGTGCTTCGGGGCGGGCGCGGGGCTGGCGCTGGGGGTGCTGCTGTACGCGGTCGGCGTACGGCTGTGGCGCCCGGTCCGGCCGGTCCGGCCGGCTGATCCGGCCGTCCGGGATGCCTGCGCCGGACGGCCGGAACCGGGCGGGGACAGCGACGCGGACGCGGACAGGCACGCGGACGGGGACGCGGCCGGGGTCAGTGAGCGGAGGAGTCGCCCGGGCGTTCGCTGA
- a CDS encoding class I SAM-dependent methyltransferase, producing the protein MREGAHPGQIAAYPAHNLSPEVTQAAGGLAGGTWGDTAGRVARKSTTREPIIQEPESSEPGFEPEATRRDADVTESSRANRGWWDRNADEYQTEHGTFLGDDRFVWGPEGVDEVEAELLGPPEELKGKSVLEIGAGAAQCARWLTAQGARPVALDLSHRQLQHALRIGGSFPLVCADAGALPFADASFDLACSAYGALPFVADPVLVLKEVRRVLRPGGRFVFSVTHPIRWAFPDEPGPEGLTVSSSYFDRTPYVEQDDQGSAVYVEHHRTLGDRVRDIVAGGFRLVDLVEPEWPAWNSSEWGGWSPLRGNLIPGTAVFVCERD; encoded by the coding sequence ATGCGCGAAGGCGCACACCCGGGGCAGATCGCCGCATACCCGGCACACAACCTTTCTCCTGAGGTCACGCAGGCCGCAGGAGGCCTCGCCGGTGGCACCTGGGGTGACACCGCCGGGCGGGTTGCACGGAAGAGTACGACGAGGGAGCCGATCATCCAAGAGCCTGAATCGTCCGAGCCGGGCTTCGAGCCCGAAGCCACCCGGCGTGACGCCGACGTCACCGAGAGCTCCCGGGCCAACCGGGGCTGGTGGGACCGCAACGCGGACGAATACCAGACCGAGCACGGCACCTTCCTCGGCGACGACCGCTTCGTGTGGGGTCCCGAGGGTGTGGACGAGGTGGAGGCGGAGCTGCTCGGCCCGCCGGAGGAGCTGAAGGGCAAGTCGGTCCTGGAGATCGGCGCCGGCGCGGCGCAGTGCGCGCGCTGGCTGACCGCGCAGGGCGCGCGTCCGGTCGCCCTGGACCTCTCGCACCGCCAGCTCCAGCACGCGCTGCGCATCGGTGGCTCGTTCCCGCTGGTGTGCGCCGACGCGGGCGCGCTGCCCTTCGCGGACGCCTCCTTCGACCTGGCCTGCTCGGCGTACGGGGCGCTGCCCTTCGTGGCCGACCCGGTGCTGGTCCTGAAGGAGGTGCGGCGGGTCCTGCGGCCCGGGGGCCGTTTCGTGTTCTCGGTGACCCACCCGATCCGCTGGGCGTTCCCGGACGAGCCGGGCCCGGAGGGGCTGACCGTGTCCTCGTCCTACTTCGACCGCACTCCCTATGTCGAGCAGGACGACCAGGGCAGCGCGGTGTACGTGGAGCACCACAGGACGCTGGGCGACCGGGTGCGCGACATCGTGGCGGGCGGCTTCCGGCTGGTGGACCTGGTCGAGCCGGAGTGGCCGGCCTGGAACTCCTCGGAGTGGGGCGGCTGGTCCCCGCTGCGCGGGAACCTGATTCCGGGGACGGCCGTCTTCGTCTGCGAGCGGGACTAG
- the rpsA gene encoding 30S ribosomal protein S1, with the protein MTSSTETTSTTPQVAVNDIGNEEAFLAAIDETIKYFNDGDIVDGVIVKVDRDEVLLDIGYKTEGVIPSRELSIKHDVDPNEVVAVGDEIEALVLQKEDKEGRLILSKKRAQYERAWGTIEKIKEEDGIVTGTVIEVVKGGLILDIGLRGFLPASLVEMRRVRDLQPYVGKELEAKIIELDKNRNNVVLSRRAWLEQTQSEVRQTFLTTLQKGQVRSGVVSSIVNFGAFVDLGGVDGLVHVSELSWKHIDHPSEVVEVGQEVTVEVLDVDMDRERVSLSLKATQEDPWQQFARTHQIGQVVPGKVTKLVPFGAFVRVDEGIEGLVHISELAERHVEIPEQVVQVNDEIFVKVIDIDLERRRISLSLKQANESFGADPASVEFDPTLYGMAASYDDQGNYIYPEGFDPETNDWLEGFESQREVWENQYAEAQTRFEQHQAQVIKSREADEKAAAEGGDTAGAAPAASSGGGGGGSYSSEGADTSGALASDEALAALREKLAGGQS; encoded by the coding sequence ATGACGAGCAGCACCGAGACCACCTCTACCACGCCGCAGGTAGCGGTCAACGACATCGGTAACGAGGAAGCCTTCCTCGCCGCGATCGACGAGACGATCAAGTACTTCAACGACGGCGACATCGTCGACGGCGTCATCGTGAAGGTCGACCGGGACGAGGTCCTGCTCGACATCGGTTACAAGACCGAAGGCGTTATCCCGAGCCGCGAACTCTCGATCAAGCACGACGTCGACCCCAATGAGGTCGTCGCCGTCGGTGACGAGATCGAGGCCCTCGTTCTCCAGAAGGAGGACAAGGAAGGCCGCCTGATCCTCTCGAAGAAGCGCGCCCAGTACGAGCGTGCCTGGGGCACCATCGAGAAGATCAAGGAAGAAGACGGGATCGTCACCGGTACCGTCATCGAGGTCGTCAAGGGTGGTCTCATCCTCGACATCGGCCTCCGTGGCTTCCTCCCGGCGTCCCTCGTCGAGATGCGTCGTGTCCGCGACCTCCAGCCTTACGTGGGCAAGGAGCTCGAGGCCAAGATCATCGAGCTGGACAAGAACCGCAACAACGTGGTCCTGTCCCGCCGTGCCTGGCTCGAGCAGACCCAGTCCGAGGTCCGCCAGACGTTCCTCACGACCCTGCAGAAGGGTCAGGTTCGCTCCGGCGTCGTCTCCTCGATCGTCAACTTCGGTGCGTTCGTGGACCTCGGTGGCGTCGACGGACTCGTCCACGTCTCCGAGCTTTCCTGGAAGCACATCGACCACCCCTCCGAGGTTGTCGAGGTCGGCCAGGAAGTCACCGTCGAGGTCCTCGACGTCGACATGGACCGCGAGCGTGTCTCCCTGTCGCTGAAGGCGACCCAGGAAGACCCGTGGCAGCAGTTCGCCCGCACGCACCAGATCGGGCAGGTTGTTCCCGGTAAGGTCACGAAGCTCGTTCCGTTCGGTGCGTTCGTGCGCGTCGACGAGGGCATCGAGGGCCTGGTCCACATCTCCGAGCTGGCCGAGCGCCACGTGGAGATCCCGGAGCAGGTCGTCCAGGTCAACGACGAGATCTTCGTCAAGGTCATCGACATCGACCTCGAGCGCCGCCGCATCAGCCTCTCGCTGAAGCAGGCCAACGAGTCCTTCGGTGCCGACCCGGCCTCGGTCGAGTTCGACCCGACCCTGTACGGCATGGCCGCGTCCTACGACGACCAGGGCAACTACATCTACCCCGAGGGCTTCGACCCCGAGACCAACGACTGGCTCGAGGGCTTCGAGTCGCAGCGTGAGGTCTGGGAGAACCAGTACGCCGAGGCGCAGACGCGCTTCGAGCAGCACCAGGCTCAGGTCATCAAGTCCCGCGAGGCGGACGAGAAGGCTGCTGCCGAGGGTGGCGACACGGCGGGTGCCGCTCCGGCCGCGTCCAGCGGTGGCGGTGGCGGCGGTTCCTACTCCTCCGAGGGTGCCGACACGTCCGGCGCCCTGGCTTCCGACGAGGCGCTCGCCGCCCTGCGCGAGAAGCTGGCCGGAGGCCAGAGCTGA
- a CDS encoding ATP-dependent RNA helicase, whose protein sequence is MLRDEALDALPVRAALPALNDALDGHGTAVLAAPPGTGKTTLVPLALAGLLGEGPARRVLVAEPRRIAARAAARRMAWLLGERPGESVGHTVRGERVVGRHTRVEVVTTGVLLQRLQRDQELTGVDVVVLDECHERHLDADTSAAFLWDVRETLRPELRLVAASATTDTAGWARLLGGAPVVEAHGSLFGVEVVWAPSARPVRPPHGMRVDPALLAHVASVVRRALAERSGDVLCFLPGVGEIARVAGLLGAPAGVDVLQVHGRAPAAVQDAVLAPGVRRRVVLATSVAESSLTVPGVRVVVDSGLAREPRVDHARGLSALATVRASQAAGRQRAGRAGREGPGVVYRCWEEAEDARLPSFPAPEIRVADLTAFALQAACWGDPDASGLALLDPPPDGAMAAARSLLTAIGAVDSAGRATARGVRLARLGLHPRLGRALLDGAASVGVERAAEVVALLSEEAPREYGDDLAAALRSARRGGDAYGARWRAEVRRLRAVVEDRTPTGPAAARADGGGSRVGAGAGAAPGAGPGPGVGAAAAAGAGAGPGAGLGAKAGPGVGTGTGAGVGVGARAGADAGADVLAGFVVALAFPERLARADGGSYLMVSGTRAEVREGTDLRGASWLAVAVADRPVGRGHARVQLAAVVDEEVARFAAGALLDERDEVHWADGDVVALRVERLGAVELAVRPLRDADAGLVRGALVEGLEKDGLGLLRWSSEAGALRQRLAFLRWHLGDPWPDVCEASLHARVDEWLEPELSRARRRSDLGRIDAGAALGRLLPWASGEAARLEELAPERITVPSGSRIRIDYADPERPVLAVKLQEMFGLQESPRVAGVPLLVHLLSPAGRPAAVTADLASFWRDGYKGVRAELRGRYPKHPWPEDPAGAEPTRFTNARLRR, encoded by the coding sequence ATCCTCCGTGACGAAGCCCTGGACGCGCTGCCCGTGCGGGCCGCCCTGCCCGCCCTGAACGACGCCCTGGACGGGCACGGCACGGCCGTCCTCGCCGCGCCGCCCGGTACGGGCAAGACGACGCTGGTGCCGCTCGCCCTGGCCGGGCTGCTGGGCGAGGGGCCGGCCCGGCGGGTGCTGGTGGCCGAGCCGCGCCGGATCGCGGCGCGGGCGGCGGCCCGGCGGATGGCGTGGCTGCTGGGTGAGCGGCCCGGGGAGAGCGTGGGCCACACCGTGCGCGGGGAGCGGGTCGTCGGGCGGCACACGCGCGTGGAGGTCGTCACGACCGGTGTGCTGCTCCAGCGTCTCCAGCGCGACCAGGAGCTGACGGGCGTCGACGTGGTGGTGCTCGACGAGTGCCACGAGCGGCACCTCGACGCGGACACCTCGGCGGCCTTCCTGTGGGACGTGCGCGAGACGCTGCGGCCCGAGCTGCGTCTGGTGGCGGCCTCGGCGACGACGGACACGGCCGGCTGGGCGCGGTTGCTGGGCGGAGCGCCGGTGGTGGAGGCCCATGGTTCCCTCTTCGGCGTCGAGGTGGTCTGGGCGCCGTCGGCCCGTCCGGTGCGGCCGCCGCACGGTATGCGGGTGGACCCCGCGCTGTTGGCGCACGTCGCGTCGGTGGTGCGGCGGGCGCTGGCGGAGCGTTCGGGGGACGTGCTGTGCTTCCTGCCGGGTGTCGGGGAGATCGCGCGGGTCGCGGGGCTCCTCGGGGCGCCGGCCGGGGTGGACGTGCTCCAGGTGCACGGCCGGGCGCCGGCGGCGGTGCAGGACGCGGTGCTGGCTCCCGGGGTGCGGCGCCGGGTGGTCCTGGCGACCTCCGTGGCGGAGTCCTCGCTGACGGTGCCCGGGGTGCGGGTGGTCGTCGACTCGGGGCTGGCGCGCGAGCCGCGGGTGGACCACGCGCGGGGGCTGAGCGCGCTCGCGACCGTGCGTGCCTCGCAGGCGGCGGGCCGGCAGCGGGCGGGCCGGGCCGGGCGGGAGGGGCCGGGTGTGGTCTACCGCTGCTGGGAGGAGGCGGAGGACGCCCGTCTGCCGTCGTTCCCGGCTCCGGAGATCCGGGTGGCCGACCTGACGGCGTTCGCCCTTCAGGCGGCGTGCTGGGGGGATCCTGACGCTTCCGGACTGGCGTTGCTGGATCCGCCGCCGGATGGGGCGATGGCGGCGGCCCGGTCCTTGCTGACGGCGATCGGGGCGGTGGACTCCGCGGGCCGGGCCACCGCGCGGGGGGTGCGGCTGGCCCGGCTGGGCCTGCACCCCCGGTTGGGCCGGGCCCTGCTGGACGGGGCCGCGTCGGTGGGGGTGGAGCGGGCCGCCGAGGTGGTGGCGCTGCTGAGCGAGGAGGCTCCGCGGGAGTACGGCGACGATCTGGCCGCCGCTCTGCGGTCCGCCCGGCGCGGGGGTGACGCCTACGGTGCGCGGTGGCGGGCCGAGGTGCGCCGGCTGCGGGCCGTCGTCGAAGACCGGACACCGACCGGGCCCGCCGCCGCGAGAGCGGACGGCGGCGGATCCAGGGTCGGTGCGGGTGCGGGTGCGGCTCCGGGTGCCGGTCCGGGGCCGGGTGTCGGTGCGGCGGCGGCTGCGGGTGCGGGTGCCGGTCCGGGTGCCGGTCTCGGCGCGAAGGCCGGTCCGGGTGTCGGTACGGGGACCGGTGCGGGTGTCGGGGTCGGTGCGCGGGCGGGGGCCGATGCCGGTGCGGACGTCCTTGCCGGGTTTGTCGTCGCTCTCGCCTTCCCGGAGCGGCTGGCCAGGGCCGACGGCGGCTCCTACCTCATGGTCTCCGGCACCCGGGCCGAGGTCCGCGAGGGCACCGATCTGCGTGGGGCGTCCTGGCTCGCCGTCGCCGTCGCCGACCGGCCGGTGGGGAGGGGGCACGCGCGCGTGCAGCTGGCGGCAGTCGTGGACGAGGAGGTCGCGCGGTTCGCGGCGGGCGCGCTGCTCGACGAGCGGGACGAGGTCCACTGGGCCGACGGGGATGTCGTGGCACTGCGGGTGGAGCGGCTGGGGGCCGTGGAGCTGGCGGTGCGTCCGCTCCGGGACGCCGACGCGGGGCTCGTACGCGGTGCGCTGGTCGAGGGGTTGGAGAAGGACGGGCTGGGGTTGCTGCGGTGGTCGTCCGAGGCGGGCGCCCTGCGGCAGCGGCTGGCGTTCCTGCGGTGGCACCTCGGGGACCCGTGGCCCGACGTCTGCGAGGCTTCGCTGCACGCGCGCGTGGACGAGTGGCTGGAGCCCGAGCTGAGCCGGGCCCGGCGGCGGAGCGATCTCGGGCGGATCGACGCCGGGGCCGCGCTGGGCCGGTTGCTGCCCTGGGCTTCCGGTGAGGCGGCCCGGCTGGAGGAGCTGGCGCCGGAGCGGATCACCGTGCCGAGCGGGTCCAGGATCCGGATCGACTATGCCGACCCGGAGCGGCCGGTCCTGGCGGTGAAGCTGCAGGAGATGTTCGGGCTCCAGGAGTCGCCGCGGGTCGCCGGGGTGCCGTTGCTGGTGCATCTGCTGTCGCCCGCCGGGCGGCCCGCGGCCGTCACCGCCGACCTCGCCTCCTTCTGGAGGGACGGCTACAAGGGGGTTCGGGCGGAGTTGCGCGGCCGGTACCCGAAGCATCCCTGGCCCGAGGATCCGGCAGGGGCCGAGCCGACCCGGTTCACCAACGCGCGGCTCAGGCGGTGA